The following proteins come from a genomic window of Nautilia profundicola AmH:
- a CDS encoding polysaccharide lyase family 7 protein codes for MKIFVFFIFITFYITLNAKENNSLEQLLENSVKLQAPTSKYNPLYSVKYGEFKYNIKNKYFQIKDKKAVFNICGYKKRSELRFRREWKVENKSGVFLEVKVRIFPLDCDEFTFLQIHADPRKCNAPNKPLLRITFIRKFKNRENYIFAIIYKKNGYEKIALGKYTALMNIRIEVKNNRLKIIFNGKNIQSDVAYWKGYYNYFKLGVYNQCKGCSEAVFYDIRTNTIFYQDINH; via the coding sequence ATGAAAATTTTTGTCTTTTTTATTTTTATAACTTTTTATATCACTCTTAATGCAAAAGAGAATAACTCATTAGAGCAATTACTTGAAAACTCTGTAAAACTGCAGGCGCCTACAAGTAAATATAACCCTCTTTATTCAGTTAAATACGGTGAGTTTAAATACAACATAAAGAATAAATATTTCCAAATAAAAGATAAAAAAGCAGTGTTTAATATTTGCGGATATAAAAAAAGAAGTGAATTAAGATTTAGAAGAGAGTGGAAGGTTGAGAATAAAAGCGGTGTGTTTTTAGAAGTAAAAGTAAGAATCTTCCCTTTGGATTGTGATGAATTTACATTTTTACAGATTCATGCGGATCCGAGGAAATGTAACGCTCCAAACAAACCTCTTTTAAGAATCACATTTATTAGAAAGTTCAAAAACAGAGAAAATTATATATTTGCAATAATATATAAAAAAAACGGATATGAAAAAATAGCGTTGGGAAAATACACTGCTTTGATGAATATTAGAATTGAAGTTAAAAATAACAGGCTCAAAATTATATTTAACGGTAAAAATATTCAAAGTGATGTGGCATATTGGAAAGGGTATTACAATTATTTTAAATTAGGTGTTTATAACCAGTGTAAAGGCTGCAGTGAAGCCGTTTTTTATGATATAAGGACTAATACCATATTCTATCAAGATATAAACCATTAG
- the fliP gene encoding flagellar type III secretion system pore protein FliP (The bacterial flagellar biogenesis protein FliP forms a type III secretion system (T3SS)-type pore required for flagellar assembly.), translating to MKKLFLILIPIFIFAAAPQIPTVNLSLTAPETPKQLVSVLNITILLTLLVLAPSIILVMTSFVRLLVVFGFLRQALGTPQSPPTTLLVSLALVLTFFIMEPYAKQAYNTGIKPYMEEKIGYDQAFNNAVKPFKKFMIKNTREKDLALFFRIRHLPNPKTIDDVPLTILVPAFMLSELKTAFEIGFLIFLPFLIIDMVVSSILMSLGMMMLPPVMISLPFKILVFVLVDGWNLIVMGLVQSFK from the coding sequence ATGAAAAAGTTATTTTTAATTCTTATTCCTATTTTTATATTTGCGGCAGCTCCGCAGATTCCAACAGTAAATCTTTCACTAACGGCGCCGGAAACGCCTAAACAGCTGGTAAGTGTACTTAATATAACAATTCTTTTAACACTTCTTGTTTTGGCTCCGAGCATTATACTTGTAATGACTTCTTTTGTAAGACTGTTGGTGGTGTTCGGCTTTTTACGCCAGGCTTTGGGTACTCCTCAGTCACCGCCGACTACACTTCTTGTCTCACTGGCGCTTGTTCTTACGTTTTTTATAATGGAGCCGTATGCCAAGCAGGCATATAATACAGGAATCAAACCGTATATGGAAGAAAAGATAGGATACGATCAGGCTTTTAACAATGCGGTGAAACCTTTTAAAAAATTTATGATTAAAAATACAAGGGAAAAAGACCTGGCTTTGTTTTTCAGAATCAGACATCTTCCGAATCCTAAGACCATTGACGATGTACCGTTAACGATACTCGTTCCGGCTTTTATGCTTAGCGAGCTTAAAACGGCGTTTGAAATAGGGTTTTTAATATTCTTGCCGTTTTTGATTATAGATATGGTCGTGAGTTCTATTTTAATGAGTTTGGGGATGATGATGTTGCCTCCTGTGATGATAAGTTTGCCGTTTAAGATACTGGTGTTTGTATTAGTCGACGGATGGAATTTGATTGTTATGGGGCTTGTGCAGAGTTTTAAGTAG
- a CDS encoding di-trans,poly-cis-decaprenylcistransferase codes for MHLAIIMDGNGRWAKKRGLKRIEGHKKGAETVRKITEYCAKNEEISVLTLYAFSTENWKRPKMEVEFLMKLLEGYLEKELETYIKNDIKFETIGDISKFSEKLKKRIQLTKEKTKNNKKLTQVLALNYGSKNEITRAVKKLIEKNEEITEENIQNNLDLPRDVDLLIRTSGEIRLSNFLLWQCAYAEMFFTNTLWPDFTPEELDKIIKSFHLRERRFGGV; via the coding sequence ATGCACTTAGCTATAATAATGGACGGTAACGGAAGATGGGCTAAAAAAAGAGGCCTGAAAAGAATAGAAGGGCATAAAAAAGGTGCCGAAACCGTTAGAAAAATAACCGAATACTGTGCAAAAAACGAGGAAATTTCTGTTTTGACACTTTATGCTTTTTCAACCGAGAACTGGAAAAGACCTAAAATGGAAGTTGAATTTTTAATGAAACTCTTAGAAGGTTACCTTGAAAAAGAGCTTGAAACATACATAAAAAACGATATTAAATTTGAAACGATAGGTGATATTTCAAAATTTTCGGAAAAACTGAAAAAAAGAATACAACTTACAAAAGAAAAAACAAAAAACAATAAAAAACTGACCCAAGTTTTGGCATTAAATTACGGCAGCAAAAACGAAATCACAAGAGCGGTTAAAAAACTGATTGAAAAAAATGAGGAAATAACCGAAGAAAATATCCAAAACAACCTGGATTTGCCAAGAGATGTTGATCTATTAATCAGAACAAGCGGAGAAATAAGACTTAGCAATTTCCTGCTTTGGCAGTGTGCGTACGCCGAAATGTTTTTTACAAATACCCTTTGGCCGGATTTTACTCCCGAAGAACTTGATAAAATTATAAAATCTTTTCATTTAAGGGAAAGAAGATTCGGAGGCGTCTAA
- a CDS encoding prepilin peptidase, whose product MENIELIFVFLLGICIGSFLNVVIYRIPKQKSIINPPSSCPACGARIKPWHNIPIIGWFILKGKCANCGAKISIRYPIIEVLTGLIAVIVYNKTGLNIFFVTNFGVFATLLALSMIDFDYKAVPDSLNLLALTLAFFTSTEIMNNFTNALILMGGMSLIRYYVSYFIKREAMGEGDIIVGGTMGALLGIKLALVALFIGSAIAIIPSIYNRIKNSDLELPFIPFLALGTFIVWIFSDYFMQLWSNIYG is encoded by the coding sequence ATGGAAAATATAGAGTTGATTTTTGTGTTTTTACTTGGCATATGCATAGGAAGTTTTTTAAACGTAGTTATATACAGAATTCCAAAACAAAAAAGTATTATAAACCCTCCAAGTTCTTGTCCGGCCTGCGGAGCAAGAATAAAACCGTGGCACAACATCCCTATTATCGGTTGGTTTATACTAAAAGGAAAATGTGCCAACTGCGGAGCGAAAATATCTATAAGATATCCTATTATAGAAGTTTTAACAGGGCTTATCGCCGTAATTGTTTACAATAAAACAGGTTTAAATATTTTTTTTGTAACTAATTTCGGAGTTTTTGCAACCCTATTGGCTTTGAGTATGATAGACTTTGATTATAAAGCCGTTCCCGATTCATTAAATTTATTAGCACTTACCCTTGCGTTTTTCACCTCAACTGAGATAATGAATAATTTTACAAACGCTTTAATTTTGATGGGAGGTATGAGCCTTATAAGATATTATGTTTCTTATTTTATAAAAAGAGAAGCTATGGGTGAAGGAGATATTATTGTAGGCGGTACCATGGGTGCGCTTTTAGGAATTAAACTTGCACTTGTGGCTCTTTTTATAGGTTCGGCGATTGCTATAATCCCATCAATTTATAACAGAATCAAAAACAGCGATCTCGAACTTCCTTTTATTCCGTTTTTAGCGCTCGGAACATTCATAGTCTGGATTTTCAGCGATTATTTTATGCAACTGTGGAGCAATATTTATGGATAG
- the truA gene encoding tRNA pseudouridine(38-40) synthase TruA has product MSYDGSKFYGMQKQPDKITVQGSIENALKRLNINSDVLHAGRTDRGVHALNQVVSFKLPSFWNQNKLLTELNKILHPNIHIKKFYNVNDDFNPRFDAKKRSYRYILNPNFNPFSANYTTYYPHKINISLLKKALKEFEGIHDFEYFAKTGSDVNNYIREIYKTDVYKYKNFTVIKIVGNGFLRAQIRLIVDFVLKINENKLTVQDLQKQLSKQELISKHLAPPNGLYLDRIWY; this is encoded by the coding sequence ATCAGTTACGACGGAAGTAAATTTTACGGTATGCAAAAACAACCGGATAAAATAACCGTCCAAGGAAGTATAGAAAACGCATTAAAAAGACTAAATATCAATTCCGATGTGTTACACGCGGGAAGAACGGACAGAGGTGTACATGCTCTAAATCAGGTCGTAAGTTTTAAGCTTCCCTCTTTTTGGAATCAGAACAAACTTTTAACCGAGCTTAATAAAATACTGCATCCAAATATTCACATTAAGAAATTTTATAATGTAAATGATGATTTTAATCCGAGATTCGACGCTAAAAAGCGCAGCTACAGATATATTCTTAACCCTAATTTCAATCCGTTTTCGGCAAATTATACAACATATTATCCTCATAAAATAAATATATCCCTTTTAAAAAAGGCCCTTAAAGAATTTGAGGGAATACATGATTTTGAATACTTTGCAAAAACCGGAAGCGATGTAAATAATTACATCAGGGAAATTTACAAAACCGACGTATACAAATATAAAAATTTCACAGTAATAAAAATAGTAGGCAACGGTTTTTTAAGGGCGCAAATAAGATTGATTGTAGACTTTGTACTAAAAATAAACGAAAACAAATTAACCGTTCAGGATTTACAAAAACAACTCTCAAAACAAGAACTTATCTCCAAACATCTGGCTCCCCCTAATGGTTTATATCTTGATAGAATATGGTATTAG
- a CDS encoding OmpA family protein — MAKKCKCECPKCMPGWLATFGDLMSLLLCFFVLLLSMSTMDAKKVKEAIGSLAGALSVLEGGTQTEVSRNRIQKATPIEKTDETAQTVNKLSQAVAEFRQFTAGGKGPAIVLEEGEEGFFIRLPADITFKPGSAQITDEDSLLFLKRIALIIKEYLPKNIEIQIKGYTDNQPPPPTSPYADNWELSAARALSVLKILIKDGVNPKQLSAAAYGEYHPIAANATPEGRAKNRRVEIWFFSKKKQNQNKIEKSVLDKVKK, encoded by the coding sequence ATGGCTAAAAAATGTAAATGCGAATGTCCGAAATGTATGCCTGGGTGGCTGGCTACATTCGGGGATTTGATGAGTCTTCTTTTATGTTTCTTCGTATTACTTCTTTCTATGTCCACGATGGATGCCAAAAAAGTTAAAGAAGCTATCGGTTCTCTTGCGGGGGCACTCAGTGTACTTGAAGGCGGAACACAGACTGAAGTCAGTCGTAACAGAATACAAAAAGCGACACCTATTGAAAAAACCGATGAAACTGCACAGACAGTCAATAAACTTTCTCAAGCTGTAGCTGAATTTAGACAGTTTACTGCAGGAGGTAAAGGACCTGCAATCGTATTAGAAGAAGGTGAAGAAGGGTTTTTTATCAGACTTCCAGCCGATATCACATTTAAACCCGGAAGTGCTCAAATTACGGATGAGGATTCTCTTTTATTCTTAAAAAGAATAGCTCTTATTATAAAAGAATACCTACCTAAAAATATTGAAATTCAGATTAAAGGGTATACAGACAATCAACCTCCTCCTCCGACATCACCGTATGCGGATAACTGGGAACTTAGTGCCGCAAGGGCACTAAGTGTTCTTAAAATACTTATAAAAGACGGAGTAAATCCGAAACAGTTAAGTGCCGCGGCTTACGGTGAATATCATCCTATTGCCGCCAACGCTACTCCTGAGGGTAGGGCAAAAAACAGAAGAGTTGAAATATGGTTTTTCTCTAAGAAAAAACAAAATCAAAATAAAATCGAGAAATCCGTGCTTGATAAAGTTAAAAAATAG
- a CDS encoding LptF/LptG family permease → MDRLSKYLISGFWPIFIMIFLILFLVTSIIIIISIANITANIHITFGELFKMYMLSLPKVLFITLSISFFISAVSLFAKHSETQELIALFSSGVKPYTLLKPFLFLSLLLTIVNLLILFISIPYAKVAFKNFKNQKQQAAKFNFQTSQISQRFGNWNIFTSSKKGKTYENIILYNNKENQLILAKYAELKNKNGYLNFELKKGNVYAFDKSTIINFGKMQINQKIPKSSYSIFRFSEYFKKFKELFAFYLPFALLPLSLIFFIPPISFFHPRIYKNRSLIYAIALIVIYLVLTKITSSLAVNSLICLLFFIVGYVVFKRKTPF, encoded by the coding sequence ATGGATAGACTGTCAAAATATCTTATTTCCGGCTTTTGGCCGATTTTTATTATGATTTTTTTAATACTTTTTTTGGTAACGTCAATCATCATAATTATTTCCATAGCCAATATCACTGCTAATATTCATATAACTTTTGGTGAGCTTTTTAAAATGTATATGCTCTCACTGCCCAAAGTATTATTTATCACTCTTTCTATATCATTTTTTATTTCCGCCGTTTCACTGTTTGCCAAACATAGTGAAACACAAGAACTAATAGCACTTTTTTCTTCCGGTGTTAAACCTTATACGTTATTAAAACCTTTTTTGTTTTTATCTTTGTTGCTCACAATCGTAAATTTACTGATACTTTTTATCTCAATCCCTTACGCAAAAGTCGCATTTAAAAATTTTAAAAACCAAAAACAACAAGCGGCAAAATTTAATTTCCAAACATCCCAAATATCACAAAGATTCGGCAACTGGAATATATTTACCTCATCAAAAAAGGGAAAAACATACGAAAATATCATCCTATACAACAACAAAGAAAACCAGTTGATTTTAGCCAAATACGCAGAACTTAAAAATAAAAACGGTTATTTGAATTTTGAACTGAAAAAAGGTAACGTATATGCGTTTGACAAAAGTACAATTATAAATTTCGGAAAAATGCAGATTAATCAAAAAATTCCTAAAAGCAGTTATTCCATTTTCAGATTTTCTGAATATTTTAAAAAATTTAAAGAACTTTTCGCTTTTTATCTGCCGTTTGCACTTTTGCCTTTATCGCTTATATTTTTTATTCCCCCGATATCGTTTTTTCATCCTCGTATATATAAAAACAGATCCCTAATATATGCTATCGCTCTTATAGTCATATATCTTGTATTGACAAAAATCACATCGTCTCTTGCCGTTAATTCTCTTATATGTTTATTGTTTTTTATTGTAGGTTATGTAGTTTTTAAAAGGAAAACGCCATTTTAA
- the glmU gene encoding bifunctional UDP-N-acetylglucosamine diphosphorylase/glucosamine-1-phosphate N-acetyltransferase GlmU, whose protein sequence is MLQIIILAAGKGTRMKSSTAKVLHKLCGKSMIEYIIEESLKLTPNIDIVLNHQFEKVSETVKNYPVNIVKQDLEKFPGTGGALKEVPIKGDKVLILNGDMPLIKAEELKKFEELDADIVMSVMKLDNPDGYGRVVIENGNVKKIVEQKDANEEELKIPYVNAGVYLFKKDVLNKYLPKLSNNNSQKEYYLTDIIEMVEKDGLTIKAIEVDEENFKGVNSKKDLAHAEEIMCERIKNFWMQNGVIMHLPETIYIDAYSSFEGECEIGNGCVIKKSVIIESEVRALSVVEEAVIKNSGIGPMARIRPKSELVNTHIGNFVEVKASRLNGIKAGHLSYLGDSEIDEGTNIGAGTITCNYDGKAKYKTKIGKNVFIGSDTQLIAPVTIEDDVMIAAGSTVNKDIKKGSLAISRAPLKIIKNFYYKFFGREN, encoded by the coding sequence ATGCTCCAAATTATAATTTTAGCCGCAGGTAAAGGTACACGTATGAAATCCTCTACTGCAAAAGTGCTTCATAAACTCTGTGGCAAAAGTATGATTGAATACATTATAGAAGAATCTTTAAAATTGACTCCTAATATAGATATAGTCTTAAACCACCAGTTTGAGAAGGTTAGCGAAACTGTTAAAAACTACCCTGTAAATATTGTCAAACAAGACTTGGAAAAATTTCCGGGTACGGGGGGAGCTTTAAAAGAAGTACCTATTAAAGGTGATAAAGTTTTAATTTTAAACGGAGACATGCCTTTAATTAAAGCTGAAGAGCTAAAAAAGTTTGAAGAATTAGACGCCGATATTGTAATGAGCGTAATGAAACTTGACAATCCTGACGGATATGGAAGGGTCGTAATTGAAAACGGCAATGTAAAAAAAATAGTGGAACAAAAAGACGCAAATGAAGAAGAACTTAAAATCCCTTACGTTAACGCCGGAGTATATCTGTTTAAAAAAGACGTTTTAAACAAATACCTGCCGAAACTATCCAACAATAATTCACAAAAAGAATATTATCTTACAGACATTATCGAAATGGTCGAAAAAGACGGCTTAACAATAAAAGCGATTGAGGTAGACGAAGAAAACTTCAAAGGTGTAAATTCCAAAAAAGATTTAGCCCATGCCGAAGAGATAATGTGTGAGAGAATCAAAAACTTTTGGATGCAAAACGGAGTAATTATGCATCTTCCTGAGACGATATATATAGATGCATATTCAAGCTTTGAAGGAGAATGCGAAATAGGAAACGGCTGTGTTATTAAAAAAAGCGTAATAATAGAAAGTGAGGTAAGAGCTTTAAGTGTAGTGGAAGAAGCGGTTATTAAAAATTCAGGCATAGGACCGATGGCCAGAATCAGACCGAAAAGCGAACTTGTAAACACACATATAGGAAACTTCGTAGAAGTTAAAGCCAGCAGATTAAACGGTATTAAAGCCGGGCATCTGAGTTATTTAGGAGACAGTGAAATTGATGAAGGCACTAACATCGGAGCCGGTACAATTACATGCAACTACGACGGAAAAGCCAAATACAAAACAAAAATCGGAAAAAACGTGTTTATTGGAAGCGACACACAGCTAATAGCACCTGTAACAATTGAAGACGACGTAATGATAGCAGCGGGAAGCACGGTAAACAAAGACATCAAAAAAGGCTCACTTGCAATCAGCAGAGCACCTCTTAAAATCATCAAAAACTTTTATTATAAATTCTTCGGGAGAGAAAATTGA
- the trmA gene encoding tRNA (uridine(54)-C5)-methyltransferase TrmA has protein sequence MTCSSFGKCGSCVLWEMPYDEQLKMKSEKLKEMFSEFDMPEIEVVHGSDEHFRARAEFRVWHEGDKSYYAMRKRKEDGRGVIPIEECKIVDKAIYDIMTPLLKEIEKNDNLRFKLYEIDFLSNSKGELIITLIYHKKVDESIAEDIKKLKEKFKNADFIVRKKGRKYVFDKNYLIEELNINSKTYKYKIIENTFSQPNRQMNQKMIEWAMRNSEDLKGDLVELYCGNGNFTIPLSERFNKVIATEISKESIEAATYNAEINARDNITFLAMSAAEFSKLYKDRSPLITKYDLKNILIDPPRAGLDDKSREFVNEFDNIIYISCNPETLQRDLKTLAKGREIKAFAFFDQFPYTNHAECGVILKKN, from the coding sequence ATGACTTGTAGCAGTTTTGGAAAATGCGGAAGCTGTGTTTTGTGGGAAATGCCGTATGATGAGCAGTTAAAAATGAAAAGCGAAAAATTAAAAGAGATGTTCAGTGAGTTTGATATGCCTGAGATTGAAGTGGTACACGGAAGTGACGAGCATTTCAGGGCGAGAGCTGAATTCAGGGTTTGGCATGAAGGGGATAAAAGCTATTATGCCATGAGAAAAAGAAAAGAAGACGGAAGAGGGGTTATCCCGATAGAAGAGTGTAAAATTGTAGATAAAGCCATATATGATATTATGACCCCACTTTTAAAAGAGATAGAAAAAAACGATAATCTCAGGTTCAAACTGTATGAAATAGACTTTTTAAGTAATTCAAAAGGTGAACTTATTATTACGCTTATTTATCATAAAAAAGTGGATGAAAGCATTGCCGAAGATATTAAAAAACTAAAAGAAAAATTCAAAAACGCTGATTTTATTGTTAGAAAAAAAGGTAGAAAATACGTTTTTGATAAAAACTATTTAATTGAAGAGCTTAATATCAACTCAAAAACTTACAAATATAAAATAATTGAAAACACATTTTCACAGCCTAACCGTCAGATGAATCAAAAAATGATAGAATGGGCTATGAGAAATTCAGAGGACTTAAAAGGCGATTTGGTTGAACTTTACTGTGGTAACGGAAACTTTACCATACCTTTAAGTGAGAGGTTTAATAAAGTAATTGCAACCGAAATCAGTAAAGAGTCAATCGAGGCGGCAACGTATAACGCGGAAATAAACGCAAGAGATAACATTACGTTTCTTGCTATGAGCGCGGCTGAATTTTCTAAACTGTATAAAGACAGATCCCCGCTTATTACGAAATACGATTTGAAAAATATACTTATTGACCCGCCAAGAGCGGGACTTGATGATAAAAGCCGTGAGTTTGTAAATGAATTTGATAATATTATATATATTTCATGCAATCCTGAAACGTTACAAAGGGATTTAAAAACTTTGGCAAAAGGAAGAGAGATTAAAGCATTTGCATTTTTTGACCAGTTTCCTTATACCAATCATGCTGAATGCGGTGTTATACTGAAAAAAAATTAG
- the coaBC gene encoding bifunctional phosphopantothenoylcysteine decarboxylase/phosphopantothenate--cysteine ligase CoaBC — protein sequence MNVLIGITGSIAIYKTCELIRLFSKSGHNVRVVMTQAAAKFISPLTFETLTRQKVLIEQNEDWSSELNHIDYAKWADIYIIAPATANTVNKAANGIADNLLLQTYLACPAPVLFAPAANTNMYMHKTTQESFKKLTIIEANAGLLACGDEGIGKMADPEEIYLKALRLINKDNFWENKKVVITAGGSVEKIDDVRFVSNFSSGKMGEALAKAFYIKGADVTLISSKKHNLSKEIKQIHVQSADEYYDAILNESPDYLIMAAAIADFKPKYTPGKLKKDSIGEQMILEMEKNIDILESLKEKNFKKVGFKAERDEKNAINYAKKALKKKNLDAICLNLLTKNDFGSDENEIIFITENDSTLFAQNSKENIALKLVDAVKRI from the coding sequence TTGAACGTTTTAATAGGAATAACAGGCAGTATAGCAATATACAAAACATGCGAACTAATCAGACTTTTCAGTAAAAGCGGACACAACGTCCGTGTGGTAATGACCCAGGCGGCCGCTAAATTCATCTCCCCCCTTACTTTTGAAACACTTACACGTCAAAAAGTCCTGATTGAGCAAAATGAAGACTGGTCAAGTGAGCTTAATCACATTGATTACGCAAAATGGGCGGATATATATATTATAGCCCCCGCAACTGCGAATACCGTAAACAAAGCGGCAAACGGAATTGCGGACAACCTGCTTTTACAGACATACCTCGCCTGTCCCGCTCCCGTACTTTTCGCACCGGCTGCAAATACCAATATGTATATGCATAAAACCACACAGGAAAGTTTTAAAAAACTCACAATTATTGAAGCGAACGCCGGACTTTTAGCATGTGGAGACGAAGGTATAGGCAAAATGGCCGATCCTGAAGAGATATATCTCAAAGCTTTAAGATTAATCAATAAAGATAATTTCTGGGAAAACAAAAAAGTGGTGATAACCGCCGGAGGCAGCGTGGAGAAAATAGACGACGTTAGGTTTGTAAGCAATTTCTCAAGCGGTAAAATGGGAGAAGCCTTGGCAAAAGCCTTTTATATAAAAGGTGCCGACGTTACACTCATATCAAGCAAAAAACATAATCTCAGCAAAGAAATAAAACAAATTCACGTACAAAGCGCGGATGAATATTACGACGCAATTTTAAACGAATCTCCTGATTATCTAATCATGGCCGCAGCCATTGCCGATTTCAAACCGAAATATACTCCAGGTAAACTCAAAAAAGACTCAATCGGAGAACAAATGATTCTTGAAATGGAAAAAAATATTGACATTTTAGAATCACTAAAAGAAAAAAATTTCAAAAAAGTAGGATTCAAAGCCGAAAGAGATGAGAAAAATGCCATAAATTACGCAAAAAAAGCCCTAAAGAAAAAAAATCTTGACGCAATATGTCTAAACCTTCTTACAAAAAACGATTTCGGAAGTGATGAAAATGAAATTATTTTTATAACCGAAAACGACAGCACTCTTTTTGCTCAGAATTCAAAAGAAAATATCGCTCTAAAGCTCGTTGATGCCGTTAAACGTATCTAA
- a CDS encoding motility protein A has translation MDLASVIGLVGALGLIIAAMAMGVGVGPYIDGQSVLIVVLGSLMTLFISNKMEMMTKFAKVFMIAIKPSYQPNYEELIKKLVDYATQARRDGILSLEQAAANEEDEFLKKGLSMAVDGNEPDTIRELLEIDLEQMDARHKKMAAIFDNWAGLAGAMGMIGTLVGLVAMLLNMSDPSAIGPAMAVALLTTLYGAMIGNIFGTPVANKLALRNDDEILAKTMIIEGIMSIQAGDNPRTLEAKLLSFLPPAQRKSQFE, from the coding sequence ATGGATTTAGCAAGCGTTATCGGGCTGGTTGGCGCGCTCGGTCTGATTATTGCCGCTATGGCAATGGGGGTGGGTGTTGGTCCATATATCGACGGTCAGTCGGTGTTAATTGTTGTACTTGGTTCTCTTATGACATTATTCATTTCCAATAAAATGGAAATGATGACGAAATTCGCAAAAGTTTTTATGATTGCTATCAAACCTTCATATCAACCTAATTATGAAGAATTAATCAAAAAACTCGTAGATTACGCTACACAGGCAAGACGTGACGGGATACTTTCACTTGAACAGGCTGCTGCAAACGAAGAGGATGAGTTCTTAAAAAAGGGACTTTCAATGGCTGTGGACGGCAATGAGCCCGATACAATCAGAGAACTACTTGAGATTGATCTTGAGCAGATGGATGCGAGACACAAAAAAATGGCCGCAATTTTTGATAACTGGGCCGGGCTTGCAGGTGCGATGGGGATGATCGGTACGCTTGTCGGTCTTGTTGCGATGCTTCTTAACATGTCGGATCCTTCAGCGATCGGTCCTGCGATGGCGGTTGCGTTGCTTACAACCCTTTACGGTGCGATGATCGGTAATATTTTCGGTACGCCGGTTGCGAATAAATTAGCACTTAGAAATGATGATGAAATACTTGCTAAAACTATGATTATTGAAGGTATTATGTCTATTCAGGCGGGGGATAATCCGAGAACCCTTGAAGCGAAATTGTTAAGTTTCTTACCGCCGGCACAAAGAAAGTCACAATTTGAATAG